One segment of Bradyrhizobium sp. CB2312 DNA contains the following:
- a CDS encoding sugar ABC transporter substrate-binding protein, producing the protein MKARMLATHVALPALAIAASAQAHAADFDWMKFKGKTVTFLANNNPVSQALLTYKADFEKLTGMTLKVDGYQEQQMRQRLVTVMNANSDEVDVFMTLPSREGEQFAAAGWYADLTVMAKNEVAKDYDPSGLSQALLKAATFGGKLTSMPMNLEGPIFYYRTDIFKKCGLDAPKTIKDVEAAAEKIKACDSAVTPFVSRGLKPAVAYTFSNMLHNIGGTYIAGGKSNLCSAKGKEALDTYSRLLRDFGPPGVVNYSFQQISALYRSGRAAMAFESSNELRTVMEGGARLKDTGLLPFPAGEAGQVPTTIGWGMAVSSHSKQPDAAWYFVQWATSPEVQKKMALQGIAPPRPSVANDPEYRKWIDEEPVRKEWQAALDVLATKGSSEVGYPIVANPQSREFIGQAVQDLILKQKPIDQACADADKALDALIALN; encoded by the coding sequence ATGAAGGCCAGGATGCTCGCGACGCATGTCGCGTTGCCCGCTCTCGCGATTGCGGCCAGCGCGCAGGCGCACGCCGCCGATTTCGACTGGATGAAGTTCAAGGGCAAGACCGTCACCTTTCTCGCCAACAACAATCCGGTCTCGCAGGCGTTGCTGACCTACAAGGCCGATTTCGAGAAGCTGACCGGCATGACGCTGAAGGTCGACGGCTATCAGGAACAGCAGATGCGTCAGCGCCTGGTCACCGTCATGAACGCAAACAGCGACGAGGTCGACGTGTTCATGACGCTGCCCTCGCGCGAGGGCGAGCAGTTCGCCGCCGCCGGCTGGTATGCCGATCTCACCGTGATGGCCAAGAACGAGGTCGCCAAAGACTATGATCCGAGCGGGCTGAGCCAGGCCCTGCTCAAGGCCGCGACCTTTGGCGGCAAGCTCACCAGCATGCCCATGAATCTCGAAGGGCCGATCTTCTATTACCGCACCGACATCTTCAAGAAGTGCGGCCTCGATGCGCCGAAGACGATCAAGGACGTCGAGGCTGCGGCCGAGAAGATCAAGGCTTGCGACAGCGCGGTGACGCCGTTCGTCTCGCGCGGCCTCAAGCCGGCGGTCGCCTACACCTTCAGCAACATGCTGCACAATATCGGCGGCACGTACATCGCTGGCGGCAAGTCGAACCTCTGCTCCGCCAAGGGCAAGGAGGCGCTCGACACCTACAGCCGGCTGCTGCGCGACTTCGGACCTCCCGGCGTCGTCAACTACAGCTTCCAGCAGATTTCCGCGCTCTATCGCAGCGGCCGCGCCGCGATGGCGTTCGAATCGTCGAACGAGCTGCGCACGGTGATGGAAGGCGGCGCGCGCCTGAAGGACACCGGCCTGCTGCCGTTTCCGGCCGGCGAGGCCGGTCAGGTGCCGACCACGATCGGCTGGGGAATGGCAGTTTCCTCCCACAGCAAGCAGCCGGATGCGGCCTGGTACTTCGTGCAGTGGGCGACCAGCCCCGAGGTGCAGAAGAAGATGGCGCTCCAGGGCATTGCGCCGCCGCGTCCGTCCGTCGCCAACGATCCCGAGTATCGCAAGTGGATCGATGAAGAGCCGGTGCGGAAGGAGTGGCAGGCGGCGCTCGACGTGCTCGCCACCAAGGGCTCGTCCGAAGTCGGCTATCCCATCGTCGCCAATCCGCAATCGCGCGAGTTCATCGGTCAGGCCGTGCAGGATCTGATCCTGAAGCAGAAGCCGATCGACCAGGCCTGCGCGGATGCCGACAAGGCGCTCGATGCGCTGATCGCTCTGAACTAA
- a CDS encoding LacI family DNA-binding transcriptional regulator, whose product MRLTNAKSVKQGIRAVAARAGVSTASVSRALNNPDAVSPSLRARIEQAIDALGYIPHAPARILSSRRSRTLGAIVPTIDNTMFARGIASLQQYLSSVGYMLFLTTSGYDLDVELQQARNLISRGVDGLVLRGDCHHDGLRKLLADNAVPFINVGIYQPDRPYPCVGTDNEAAAHRAAAHVIELGHRRIGIVSALQRNNDRASARVAGFRRALAENGLELPPQWHVEVPYTLDDAREAARHLLNLRDRPTAVVCGNDVIAYGVLLEAERDGFSVPRDLSVVGFDDLDWSRHLRPSLTTIHVPTGETWQRAGEYLVRSLAGEQTIMHREIDFSLVVRESTAPPPKPLN is encoded by the coding sequence ATGCGCCTGACCAACGCCAAGTCTGTGAAACAGGGCATCCGCGCCGTGGCGGCCCGCGCCGGCGTCTCGACGGCATCGGTCTCGCGCGCCCTCAACAATCCCGACGCGGTGAGCCCATCCTTGCGTGCGCGCATCGAGCAGGCGATCGACGCGCTCGGCTACATCCCGCATGCGCCGGCGCGCATTCTCTCGTCACGCCGCTCGCGCACGCTCGGCGCGATCGTGCCGACCATCGACAACACGATGTTTGCGCGCGGCATTGCCTCGCTTCAGCAATATCTGTCCTCGGTCGGATATATGCTGTTCCTCACCACCAGCGGCTACGATCTCGACGTCGAACTGCAGCAGGCGCGCAATCTGATCAGCCGCGGTGTCGACGGCCTCGTGCTGCGCGGCGACTGCCATCACGACGGATTGCGAAAACTGCTCGCGGACAATGCAGTGCCCTTCATCAATGTCGGCATCTACCAGCCTGACCGGCCCTACCCTTGCGTCGGCACCGACAACGAAGCGGCCGCCCATCGCGCCGCCGCGCATGTCATCGAGCTCGGCCATCGCCGGATCGGGATCGTCTCGGCGCTCCAGCGCAACAATGACCGCGCCAGCGCGCGCGTCGCCGGCTTCCGCCGCGCGCTCGCCGAGAACGGTCTCGAGCTTCCCCCGCAATGGCATGTCGAGGTGCCCTATACGCTGGACGACGCGCGTGAGGCGGCCCGCCATCTCCTCAATCTCAGGGATCGCCCGACCGCCGTAGTGTGCGGCAACGACGTCATCGCCTATGGCGTGCTGCTGGAGGCGGAGCGCGACGGGTTCTCCGTGCCGCGCGATCTGTCGGTCGTCGGCTTCGACGACCTCGACTGGAGCCGCCATTTGCGGCCGAGCCTGACCACGATCCACGTTCCGACCGGGGAAACCTGGCAGCGCGCCGGCGAATATCTGGTCCGCAGCCTCGCCGGCGAGCAGACCATCATGCACCGCGAGATCGACTTCTCGCTGGTGGTCCGCGAATCGACCGCTCCGCCGCCGAAACCCCTGAACTGA
- a CDS encoding SDR family oxidoreductase: MNSNFSLAPGFHAVVIGGAGDIGAAISNQFCDLGATVTATGANDADLGRTLLKPRAGLTLATLDVTDDEAVTSFAHQHKRADALVNCAGILARDREFEIETFMKVLDVNLTGTFRTCMAFRPMLAESKGSIVNIASMNATLALPRIPAYCASKGGVVMLTKALALKWAEDGIRVNAVAPGYIETAINAAGRTDRAHYQRIADRTAFKRWGQPKDIAGAVAFLCMPASQYATGTVVAVDGGFLAG; encoded by the coding sequence ATGAACTCGAACTTTTCTCTCGCACCCGGCTTTCATGCCGTCGTGATCGGTGGCGCCGGCGACATTGGTGCCGCGATCAGCAACCAGTTTTGCGACCTCGGCGCCACGGTCACGGCAACAGGCGCCAACGATGCCGACCTTGGCCGCACCCTGCTCAAGCCACGCGCGGGCCTCACACTCGCGACGCTCGACGTCACCGATGATGAAGCTGTGACGTCATTCGCCCACCAGCACAAGCGCGCCGATGCGCTCGTCAACTGCGCCGGTATCCTTGCACGCGACAGGGAATTCGAGATCGAGACCTTCATGAAGGTGCTCGACGTCAATCTCACCGGCACGTTCCGGACCTGCATGGCGTTCCGTCCAATGCTCGCGGAGAGCAAGGGCTCGATCGTCAACATCGCCTCGATGAATGCGACGTTGGCGCTGCCGCGAATCCCTGCCTATTGCGCCAGCAAGGGCGGCGTCGTGATGCTGACCAAGGCACTCGCCCTCAAGTGGGCCGAGGACGGTATCCGCGTCAATGCGGTGGCACCCGGCTACATCGAAACCGCGATCAACGCCGCCGGCCGCACCGATCGCGCACATTATCAGCGCATCGCCGACCGCACCGCCTTCAAGCGCTGGGGACAACCAAAAGACATCGCCGGCGCAGTCGCATTCCTCTGCATGCCAGCTTCGCAATATGCGACTGGTACGGTGGTCGCGGTGGACGGCGGATTTCTTGCGGGATGA
- a CDS encoding GntP family permease: MGLLGVLIGLALLMWLAYRGVSVLLVSPLAALIAAAFSGEPLLAQWTQTFMSGAARFVAQWFPMFMLGGLFGKLMGDSGSISAIAQGLTKRLGTTRTILAVVIASAIVTYGGVSVFVAFFVLVPMAHEMFRAADLPRRLLPATIGLGAFTFTMSVMPGTPSVNNAIPMPYFGTTTFAAPGLSIIASIIIFVFGMWWLGRAETAARKAGEGYGGGASFTPVVSEIVREQAAPAGDFDPAELPHGKPAESGPSFALAVLPLVVVIGTNFLMSLVVFPRLDFSFLSEEQWGGTTIGAVSGVWSVIVALIAANLTVLLVNLRRLPSVRESLDAGANSAALPMLMIASLVGFGAVVAALPAFATVRDAVFSIQGGPLVSLAVSMNVLAGLTGTASGGMAIVLNAFGDDFMRLATEHHLAPDLLHRITTMSAGTLDALPHNGTVLLLLQISGLTHRESYLDMVMTVIVSCIIALVAVLILGSMFGSF; this comes from the coding sequence ATGGGATTGCTTGGGGTGTTGATCGGACTAGCGCTGCTGATGTGGCTCGCGTACCGGGGCGTCAGCGTGCTGCTGGTCTCTCCGCTGGCGGCGCTCATCGCGGCCGCATTCTCGGGCGAACCGTTGCTCGCTCAGTGGACGCAAACATTCATGAGCGGGGCGGCGCGGTTCGTCGCCCAATGGTTTCCCATGTTCATGCTAGGCGGATTGTTCGGCAAGCTGATGGGTGACAGCGGCTCGATCAGCGCCATCGCGCAGGGTTTGACGAAAAGACTGGGAACCACCCGCACGATATTGGCGGTAGTGATCGCCTCGGCGATCGTGACCTACGGCGGCGTAAGTGTGTTCGTCGCCTTCTTCGTGCTGGTGCCGATGGCGCACGAGATGTTCCGGGCCGCGGATCTCCCGCGCCGTCTGCTGCCGGCAACGATCGGGCTCGGTGCATTCACGTTCACGATGTCGGTGATGCCCGGAACGCCCTCAGTCAACAACGCCATTCCGATGCCGTACTTCGGCACGACCACCTTCGCGGCCCCGGGGCTCAGTATCATCGCATCCATTATCATCTTCGTTTTCGGGATGTGGTGGCTTGGCCGGGCCGAGACGGCCGCTCGCAAGGCCGGCGAGGGATACGGCGGCGGGGCGAGCTTCACTCCTGTCGTGAGCGAGATCGTGCGCGAACAGGCGGCGCCGGCAGGCGACTTCGATCCGGCCGAGCTGCCGCACGGCAAGCCGGCTGAAAGCGGGCCTAGCTTCGCGCTGGCCGTGCTGCCGCTCGTCGTCGTCATCGGCACGAATTTCCTGATGTCGCTTGTTGTGTTTCCGCGGCTCGATTTTTCGTTTCTGTCCGAGGAGCAGTGGGGCGGCACGACGATCGGGGCCGTGTCCGGCGTCTGGTCGGTGATCGTCGCGCTCATTGCGGCAAACCTGACCGTCCTTCTCGTCAACCTGCGACGCTTGCCATCCGTGCGTGAAAGTCTCGACGCCGGCGCGAATTCCGCAGCCCTGCCGATGCTGATGATCGCGAGCCTTGTCGGCTTCGGCGCGGTCGTGGCCGCATTACCGGCATTTGCGACGGTTCGCGACGCGGTCTTCTCGATTCAAGGCGGACCGCTCGTCTCGCTGGCCGTCTCGATGAATGTGCTGGCGGGGCTGACCGGGACCGCCTCCGGAGGCATGGCCATCGTGCTCAATGCATTTGGCGACGATTTCATGCGCCTGGCAACCGAGCATCACCTCGCTCCGGACTTGTTGCATCGCATCACGACGATGAGCGCCGGCACACTGGACGCGCTTCCCCACAACGGCACCGTGCTCCTGCTGTTGCAGATCAGCGGTCTCACCCACCGTGAAAGCTATCTCGACATGGTGATGACCGTGATCGTCAGCTGCATCATCGCGCTCGTGGCCGTCCTGATCCTGGGGTCGATGTTCGGATCGTTCTGA
- the yut gene encoding urea transporter, whose translation MEKILANWESLSVSSGALRFLDTNLRGIGQVMFQDNPLSGALFLAAIAWGSYAAGTPQVAIAGVLAVIVSNLTALWLHVESEPLHSGLYGFNGILVGLALATFLAPGPLLWVYVILGAAVSVVVMLATTNVVKPWGGALTFPFVLTTWLLLLATYGFSGLAGTALPSGAVVAAFQPYKASPLQLIDLVNGVVLSISQVFLKASGIAALLLLAGLAVSSLAAAAFALGGAVLAVLTAHLFGAESDLITGGLLGFSPVLTAIALGTVFYRPSWRVAAYAALATVFTVIAQAALNVALTPFAIPALTAPFVLVTWLFLLPRQRLETVAPVANDVEKPVAGA comes from the coding sequence ATGGAAAAGATCTTGGCCAACTGGGAAAGCCTCTCGGTGTCGTCAGGCGCGTTGCGGTTCCTGGACACCAATCTGCGCGGCATTGGACAGGTCATGTTCCAGGATAATCCGCTGAGCGGGGCGCTCTTCCTCGCCGCGATCGCCTGGGGCTCCTACGCTGCCGGCACGCCCCAGGTCGCGATCGCCGGCGTGCTCGCGGTTATCGTCTCGAACCTGACCGCGCTATGGCTTCACGTCGAAAGCGAGCCGCTTCATTCCGGTCTCTATGGATTCAACGGCATTCTCGTCGGCCTCGCGCTGGCGACGTTCCTGGCGCCCGGACCGCTGCTTTGGGTGTACGTGATCCTGGGAGCGGCCGTCTCCGTGGTCGTGATGCTTGCCACCACGAACGTCGTCAAGCCGTGGGGAGGCGCACTCACATTTCCGTTCGTGCTCACGACGTGGCTTCTCTTGCTGGCCACGTATGGGTTTTCCGGGCTTGCGGGAACGGCGCTGCCGTCCGGCGCAGTCGTGGCCGCCTTCCAACCCTACAAGGCGAGCCCGCTCCAGCTGATCGACCTCGTCAATGGCGTGGTCCTGAGCATCTCCCAGGTGTTTCTGAAAGCCAGCGGCATCGCGGCGCTGCTCCTGCTTGCGGGACTCGCTGTGAGCTCGCTCGCAGCAGCCGCCTTCGCGCTCGGGGGAGCGGTCTTGGCTGTGTTGACGGCCCATCTTTTCGGCGCCGAGAGCGACCTGATCACCGGTGGTCTGCTTGGGTTCAGTCCGGTTCTCACGGCGATCGCGCTTGGGACCGTCTTCTATCGACCGAGCTGGCGCGTCGCTGCCTACGCAGCCCTTGCGACGGTGTTCACGGTGATCGCCCAGGCGGCCTTGAACGTGGCGTTGACCCCGTTTGCCATCCCGGCGCTCACCGCGCCGTTTGTGCTGGTGACGTGGCTGTTCCTGTTGCCGCGACAGCGGTTGGAGACGGTCGCTCCTGTCGCAAACGACGTCGAAAAGCCTGTCGCAGGAGCTTGA
- a CDS encoding urease accessory protein UreD, producing MIPAAFHPWSRAEALGASMPEFASFQDEPPQMRSGTVGKTGFLRLGFEQRAGQTILTDLQRRAPYMVQRPLYCDEAIPGLASVFLITTTGCVLQGDRLGLDISLGPAAQVHLTSQSATKIHAMDANYAAQSQTITLADDAYLEFLPDPVIPHRHSRFLSDTQICIAPSATLLFSEIIQPGRKHHHPDECFGATVLSISTSAARPDGRSLFAEKLVIEPQRYQMRQTGVMNSFDVLANVILCTPMERAERIHERMQAAVDLAEGIAFGACRLPNEAGLIFKVLGRETAQVKAKVREFWGIVREEVVGAALPPPYLWR from the coding sequence ATGATACCGGCAGCGTTCCATCCCTGGTCTCGGGCCGAGGCTCTCGGCGCATCGATGCCGGAATTTGCGTCCTTTCAGGACGAGCCGCCGCAGATGCGCAGCGGCACTGTCGGAAAGACCGGGTTCCTGCGCCTGGGCTTCGAGCAGCGCGCCGGCCAGACCATCCTGACCGATTTGCAACGCCGCGCGCCCTATATGGTGCAGCGGCCGCTCTACTGCGACGAAGCGATCCCAGGCCTGGCGAGCGTGTTCCTCATCACCACCACCGGCTGCGTGTTGCAGGGAGACCGGCTCGGTCTCGACATCAGCCTTGGTCCAGCTGCGCAGGTTCATCTGACGTCACAGTCGGCCACCAAGATTCATGCGATGGACGCCAACTACGCGGCGCAAAGTCAGACGATCACGCTCGCCGACGATGCCTATCTGGAGTTTCTCCCCGATCCCGTGATTCCGCACCGGCACTCGCGGTTTCTCAGCGACACGCAGATCTGCATCGCGCCGTCGGCGACCTTGCTGTTCTCGGAAATCATTCAGCCCGGCCGCAAGCACCATCATCCCGACGAGTGCTTTGGCGCAACGGTGTTGTCGATATCGACCTCGGCCGCGCGGCCCGATGGCCGATCCCTGTTCGCGGAGAAGCTCGTGATCGAGCCGCAGCGCTACCAGATGCGGCAGACGGGTGTGATGAACTCCTTCGACGTACTCGCCAACGTGATCCTGTGCACGCCGATGGAGAGGGCGGAGCGCATCCACGAACGCATGCAGGCGGCGGTCGACCTCGCGGAAGGCATCGCCTTCGGCGCGTGTCGCCTGCCGAATGAGGCCGGCCTGATCTTCAAGGTGCTCGGCCGGGAAACGGCGCAGGTGAAGGCCAAGGTACGCGAATTCTGGGGGATAGTCCGCGAGGAGGTCGTCGGTGCCGCGCTGCCGCCGCCGTATTTGTGGCGGTAG
- the ureG gene encoding urease accessory protein UreG yields MSKSITRIGIGGPVGSGKTAIVEAITPRLLELGIKVLIITNDVVTTEDAKHVQRTLKGILLHERIIGVETGACPHTAVREDPSMNLAAVEDMERRFPDSDVVLIESGGDNLTLTFSPALVDYFIYVIDVAAGDKIPRKNGPGITYSDILVINKTDLAPHVGASLEVMRRDSQLMRGAKPFLFTNCKTGEGIPELVGLIEREFLFDINPRERRLA; encoded by the coding sequence ATGTCGAAGAGTATCACGCGCATCGGTATCGGCGGCCCGGTGGGGTCGGGAAAGACGGCGATCGTCGAAGCCATTACACCGCGCCTGCTCGAGCTCGGCATCAAGGTGCTCATCATCACCAACGACGTGGTGACGACCGAGGACGCCAAGCACGTTCAGCGGACACTCAAGGGCATCCTGCTCCACGAGCGCATCATCGGCGTGGAGACGGGCGCCTGCCCCCACACCGCCGTGCGCGAAGACCCGAGCATGAACCTCGCCGCGGTCGAGGATATGGAGCGGCGCTTCCCCGATAGCGACGTCGTGCTGATCGAGAGTGGAGGGGACAATCTGACCCTGACCTTCTCGCCCGCCTTGGTGGACTATTTCATCTATGTGATCGACGTCGCCGCGGGCGACAAAATCCCGCGCAAGAACGGGCCCGGGATCACCTATTCCGACATCCTCGTCATCAACAAGACCGATCTTGCCCCTCACGTCGGAGCCAGCCTCGAGGTGATGAGGCGGGATTCGCAGCTGATGCGCGGCGCAAAGCCGTTCCTGTTCACCAACTGCAAGACGGGCGAAGGCATTCCGGAGCTGGTGGGGCTGATCGAGCGGGAGTTCCTGTTCGACATCAATCCGCGCGAACGGCGGTTGGCATGA
- a CDS encoding urease accessory UreF family protein gives MFPVGAFSFSSGLESAVQQGVVTDVATLRAFALTALEQAARGDCVALIAAHRAALAGDIETLARIDAQVYARKLSGEARVMSVRMGRKFTDMGVEVVGAPLLCTWRECIAKAVTPGCYPIALAINFAVQELPAYEAFVVHQYGVATTILGAALRLMKISHIETQRILYELTGQAEAMYAIAATARLSDMAGFAPLAEILAAVHTRAHVRLFMN, from the coding sequence ATGTTTCCCGTCGGCGCGTTCTCGTTTTCGTCCGGACTGGAATCCGCCGTTCAGCAGGGCGTCGTCACTGACGTGGCCACTCTGCGAGCCTTTGCGCTGACGGCGCTGGAACAGGCGGCGCGCGGTGACTGCGTCGCCCTGATCGCTGCGCATCGCGCGGCCCTCGCCGGAGACATCGAGACCCTCGCGCGCATCGACGCGCAGGTCTATGCGCGCAAGCTCTCGGGCGAAGCGCGGGTAATGTCGGTTCGCATGGGCCGGAAGTTCACGGACATGGGTGTCGAGGTGGTCGGCGCGCCGCTGCTTTGCACCTGGCGTGAATGCATTGCGAAGGCGGTCACTCCGGGCTGCTACCCGATCGCATTGGCGATCAATTTCGCGGTGCAGGAGTTGCCGGCTTATGAGGCGTTCGTCGTGCACCAGTATGGGGTGGCGACGACGATCCTCGGTGCGGCGCTGCGGCTGATGAAGATCAGCCACATCGAAACGCAGCGGATTCTCTACGAGCTCACCGGGCAGGCGGAGGCGATGTACGCGATCGCCGCGACGGCGCGGCTGTCGGACATGGCCGGCTTTGCGCCCCTCGCCGAGATTCTGGCCGCTGTCCACACGAGAGCGCATGTGCGCCTGTTCATGAACTGA
- a CDS encoding urease subunit alpha — protein MATISRQEYVGLFGPTTGDRIRLGDTGLFVEIERDLRGGYGDEIVFGGGKSMREGMGMDNQVTRAGGAPDLVITNVTVIDAMLGIVKADVGIKDGRICAIGKSGNPQTMDRVTPGLELGLATDAISGSHLILTAAGIDTHIHFISPQQAEAALSNGTTTLIGGGTGPSDGSNATTVTSGPGNISMMLRAFENWPLNVGILGKGHGHGKAALVEQIEAGAVGVKCHEDWGTTPAVLRSALTVADETDTQVCIHTDTLNESGFIDDSIAAFEGRTVHSFHTEGSGGGHAPDIIKIAGLPNVLPSSTNPTLPYGINSQAELYDMIMVCHHLSPDIPSDVAFTESRIRAETIAAENVLQDLGVISMFSSDSQAMGRIGECWLRCIQTADAMKTGRGKLPEDAPGNDNFRVLRYVAKITINPAIAHGIADVLGSVEVGKIADLVLWEPAFFGAKPKIVIKNGFISWAVMGDPNASLPTPQPTYYRPMFGAYGDALAANCITFVSGAAHAAGVKERLGLRRQVMPVRNVRKIGKQNMVRNTGTPKIEVSPETFAVTVDGKHATVPPLTTVSLNQKYFFS, from the coding sequence ATGGCGACCATCTCCCGGCAGGAATATGTCGGCCTGTTCGGGCCGACGACAGGCGACCGGATCCGCTTGGGCGATACCGGTCTGTTCGTTGAAATCGAGCGCGACCTGCGCGGCGGCTACGGCGACGAAATCGTCTTCGGCGGCGGCAAGAGCATGCGCGAAGGCATGGGCATGGACAATCAGGTGACGCGGGCGGGCGGCGCACCCGACCTCGTGATCACCAACGTGACCGTCATCGACGCGATGCTGGGCATCGTGAAGGCCGATGTCGGCATCAAGGATGGGCGCATCTGTGCCATCGGGAAGTCCGGCAATCCCCAGACGATGGATCGCGTCACGCCCGGCCTGGAGCTGGGCCTGGCGACCGACGCGATCTCGGGCTCGCATCTCATCCTGACGGCCGCCGGCATCGACACGCACATCCATTTCATCTCGCCGCAGCAGGCCGAGGCCGCGCTTTCGAACGGCACGACCACCTTGATCGGGGGCGGGACCGGTCCTTCGGACGGATCCAACGCCACGACGGTCACGTCGGGGCCGGGCAACATCAGCATGATGCTGCGCGCGTTCGAGAACTGGCCGCTCAACGTCGGCATTCTCGGCAAGGGACACGGCCACGGCAAAGCGGCCTTGGTTGAACAGATCGAGGCGGGGGCGGTCGGCGTCAAATGCCACGAAGACTGGGGCACCACGCCGGCTGTGCTTCGCTCCGCGCTCACGGTCGCCGATGAGACCGATACGCAGGTCTGCATCCACACCGACACGCTGAACGAATCCGGCTTCATCGACGATTCGATCGCGGCGTTCGAGGGGCGAACGGTTCATTCGTTCCATACCGAAGGATCCGGCGGCGGCCACGCGCCCGACATCATCAAGATCGCCGGGCTTCCCAACGTCCTGCCGTCGTCGACCAATCCGACGCTTCCCTACGGCATCAACTCGCAGGCGGAGCTCTACGACATGATCATGGTGTGTCACCACCTCAGCCCCGACATCCCCTCGGATGTCGCATTCACCGAGAGCCGCATCCGCGCCGAAACCATCGCCGCGGAAAACGTTCTTCAGGACCTCGGCGTCATCTCGATGTTCTCGAGTGACTCGCAGGCGATGGGACGGATCGGGGAATGCTGGCTGCGCTGCATCCAGACCGCGGACGCGATGAAGACCGGACGGGGCAAGCTGCCGGAGGACGCGCCGGGCAACGACAATTTCCGGGTGCTGCGCTACGTCGCGAAGATCACCATCAATCCCGCAATCGCGCATGGCATCGCGGACGTGCTCGGCTCGGTCGAGGTCGGCAAGATCGCCGATCTCGTGCTGTGGGAGCCGGCCTTCTTTGGCGCCAAGCCGAAGATCGTGATCAAGAACGGCTTCATCAGTTGGGCGGTGATGGGCGATCCGAACGCCTCGCTGCCGACGCCGCAACCGACCTATTACCGGCCCATGTTCGGCGCCTATGGCGATGCGCTGGCGGCCAATTGCATCACCTTCGTCTCCGGCGCCGCGCATGCCGCGGGCGTCAAGGAACGGCTGGGTCTGCGCCGCCAGGTGATGCCGGTGCGGAACGTGCGCAAGATCGGAAAGCAGAATATGGTTCGCAATACCGGCACGCCGAAGATCGAGGTCAGTCCGGAGACCTTCGCCGTGACCGTGGACGGCAAGCACGCGACCGTTCCGCCACTGACGACGGTGTCGTTGAACCAGAAATATTTCTTCAGCTGA
- a CDS encoding urease subunit beta produces MAGPKLGPKIAADVDPATSSVPVGGYVCSPAAITFDADRPVTALKVRNAGDRPIQVGSHFHFFEVNPALVFDRAAAFGLHLNIPSSTATRFEPGDEREVQLVPYGGKRAVYGFNNLVDGPTAGKNAATVKSRAVALATERGFRSSQTKA; encoded by the coding sequence ATGGCCGGACCAAAACTGGGCCCCAAGATTGCCGCCGATGTCGATCCGGCCACGTCGAGTGTACCGGTTGGCGGCTATGTGTGCAGCCCGGCGGCGATCACCTTCGATGCCGATCGACCGGTGACCGCGCTCAAGGTGCGCAATGCCGGAGATCGCCCCATTCAGGTCGGCTCGCACTTCCATTTCTTCGAGGTCAATCCCGCACTGGTATTCGACCGCGCCGCGGCGTTCGGCCTGCATCTGAACATTCCGTCCTCGACCGCAACGCGGTTCGAGCCCGGCGACGAGCGCGAGGTTCAGCTCGTTCCCTACGGCGGCAAGCGCGCCGTCTATGGCTTCAACAATCTCGTCGATGGTCCGACCGCCGGCAAGAACGCCGCCACGGTGAAATCCAGGGCGGTGGCGCTGGCCACGGAACGGGGCTTTCGTTCCTCGCAGACCAAGGCGTGA
- a CDS encoding urease subunit gamma — translation MQLTPREFDKLLVHMMADVALKRRAKGLKLNYPEAVAVISAAALDGARAGKTIEDVTNEARTVLTKADVMDGVADLIAMVQVEAVFTDGSRLVTVHTPIQ, via the coding sequence ATGCAGCTAACCCCGCGAGAATTCGACAAGCTGCTCGTCCACATGATGGCCGACGTGGCGCTGAAACGACGGGCCAAAGGCCTCAAGCTCAACTATCCCGAAGCGGTCGCCGTGATTTCAGCAGCGGCCCTCGATGGCGCGCGCGCAGGCAAGACGATCGAGGACGTCACCAACGAGGCGCGCACCGTTCTCACCAAGGCCGACGTCATGGATGGCGTCGCCGATCTCATCGCCATGGTGCAGGTCGAGGCCGTGTTCACCGATGGCAGCCGCCTGGTCACGGTGCATACGCCGATCCAGTGA